A region of Patescibacteria group bacterium DNA encodes the following proteins:
- a CDS encoding tail fiber domain-containing protein, with protein TNGAFRPYITSDNMISLGASTARWTDLWLSGNASIAGNVGIGTTSPKTVLQVNGVITPNNNNTYTLGDATYRFSEVYATNGVINTSDARLKENIVSLGYGLDTLLQLNPVSFTWKDKPAGGTYLGLIAQEVLTLIPEIVNIGNDPNRTLGLNYDGLAPILIKGLQEENARVDSIADQVEILNISATSTEALVEIETGEDSPAAAAFVVNQAGEGDVADFRSADVSIMNVSSQGKVAIVGELEVDGRIMVCSSGACSSRLDEKVDDTMGDLGVEGKVVAGAYEGYCDEGYVWIPGSAEYGTLPGFCIMANRASIGDKPQSIDSSTAYWTSLSQGEADIHCQSLGEGYHLTTDSEWMTIAENITRVAANDSDAGKEGLQLSLSASGLALTNGNSIYGLTGMGEWTKGIANRGDLPLVGSFDWAEYGDVSSYKSLGIIRPPYYMTDTDNGIGKIMTGETGGNVRGYIRGLNGVYSLDLSHAPTESLPEVGFRCAK; from the coding sequence TACTAATGGGGCTTTTAGACCATATATTACCAGTGACAATATGATAAGTTTAGGAGCTTCAACCGCGCGTTGGACAGATTTATGGCTCAGCGGAAATGCTTCAATAGCCGGCAACGTCGGCATCGGGACGACGAGCCCGAAAACAGTATTGCAGGTAAACGGGGTGATTACGCCGAACAATAATAATACCTATACCTTGGGCGACGCTACTTATCGCTTTAGCGAGGTGTACGCCACTAACGGAGTTATAAATACTTCTGACGCGCGGCTAAAGGAAAATATCGTTAGCTTGGGCTATGGCCTTGATACCTTATTGCAATTAAACCCGGTTAGCTTTACTTGGAAAGATAAGCCGGCAGGCGGCACCTACCTTGGTTTAATCGCCCAGGAGGTTTTAACGCTAATACCCGAAATCGTTAATATTGGAAATGATCCGAATCGGACTTTAGGCTTGAATTATGACGGCCTGGCTCCGATTTTAATAAAAGGCCTGCAGGAAGAAAACGCTCGGGTTGATTCCATTGCCGATCAAGTTGAGATTCTAAATATTTCCGCGACCTCGACCGAAGCTCTGGTCGAAATCGAAACCGGCGAAGACTCCCCGGCCGCCGCCGCCTTTGTCGTAAACCAGGCGGGTGAAGGCGACGTCGCCGATTTCCGCTCGGCGGACGTTAGTATTATGAATGTGTCGTCCCAGGGAAAAGTGGCGATTGTCGGAGAATTAGAAGTTGACGGCCGAATTATGGTCTGCTCTTCCGGCGCCTGCTCATCGCGCTTGGACGAAAAAGTTGACGACACTATGGGCGACTTAGGCGTTGAAGGAAAAGTCGTGGCCGGAGCGTACGAGGGCTATTGCGACGAAGGCTACGTCTGGATCCCCGGTTCGGCCGAGTACGGGACTCTGCCCGGATTTTGCATTATGGCTAACCGGGCGAGCATAGGGGATAAACCGCAATCAATTGATTCTTCCACTGCTTACTGGACTAGCCTTTCGCAGGGCGAAGCCGATATCCACTGCCAGTCTTTAGGCGAAGGTTATCATTTGACGACCGACTCTGAATGGATGACCATCGCCGAAAATATTACCCGGGTGGCGGCGAACGACTCGGACGCCGGAAAAGAAGGTTTACAGCTCTCTCTTTCAGCTTCGGGTCTGGCTCTTACTAATGGCAATTCAATCTACGGCTTAACCGGAATGGGCGAATGGACTAAAGGGATCGCTAACCGGGGCGACTTGCCTTTAGTCGGAAGCTTTGACTGGGCCGAGTACGGCGACGTGTCTTCATATAAGTCGCTCGGCATCATCCGCCCTCCTTATTATATGACTGACACTGACAATGGAATTGGTAAAATTATGACTGGTGAAACCGGCGGCAACGTCCGCGGGTATATCCGGGGCCTGAACGGAGTATATTCTTTAGACCTGTCGCACGCCCCGACCGAGAGCTTGCCTGAAGTCGGGTTTAGATGCGCGAAGTAG
- a CDS encoding type II toxin-antitoxin system RelB/DinJ family antitoxin: protein MNQAVINVKIDPKVKSQAQKVAADLGLSLSGLLNAYLRNVIRTKEVCFSLNKPEIPSARLIRSIKKAEEDWKKGNYYTADSVDDLIEQLEGRIKKKDGKKK from the coding sequence ATGAATCAAGCCGTAATAAACGTAAAAATTGACCCGAAAGTTAAAAGCCAAGCCCAAAAAGTCGCCGCCGATTTAGGGCTTTCTTTAAGCGGGCTTTTAAATGCTTACTTGAGGAATGTTATCAGGACAAAAGAAGTCTGCTTCAGCCTTAATAAGCCGGAAATTCCTTCCGCCCGGCTTATCAGATCAATAAAAAAAGCGGAAGAAGACTGGAAGAAGGGAAATTATTATACCGCCGATAGCGTTGATGATCTTATCGAACAGCTTGAGGGGCGGATAAAGAAAAAAGACGGCAAGAAAAAATAG
- a CDS encoding type II toxin-antitoxin system mRNA interferase toxin, RelE/StbE family, whose amino-acid sequence MLIHYTRRFLKDAEKAPEKIRRNFYERLKIFENDKFYSQLNNHALCGKYSGSRSINITGNWRAVFKEKNNGKEILFIGLGTHSQLYKK is encoded by the coding sequence ATGCTAATTCATTATACAAGGAGGTTTCTAAAAGACGCCGAAAAAGCTCCCGAGAAAATCAGGAGAAATTTTTACGAACGCTTAAAAATATTTGAAAATGATAAATTTTATTCACAGCTTAATAATCATGCCCTTTGCGGAAAATATTCAGGGAGCCGGAGCATCAACATAACCGGAAACTGGAGGGCAGTGTTTAAAGAAAAAAATAACGGAAAAGAGATTCTTTTTATTGGACTGGGAACTCACAGCCAGCTGTACAAAAAATAA